ACGCGGGCTGGGGCTTCTCCCAGCAGTTCTACCGGGAGAAGACCTACGAGCGCGAGCCGCTCCGCTACGGCTCCCTGGAGGACTTCCTCGTCGGCTTCTGGGAGGGGCTGTTCATCAAGCGCGACGCGAACAACCTCCTTGCCATGCTGTGGACCTGGCAGAACGCCGACATCGGCAAGACCCCGGGTTTCGGCGGCGTGGAGGAGGCACTGGCCGCGATCCGCGCGCCGGCTATCGTCATGCCGGCCCAGCAGGATCTCTACTTCCCGCCCGAGGACAACGAGTGGGAGGTCGCCCACATGCCCAACGCGGAACTGCGGATCATTCCCGGCTCGTGGGGGCACTTCGCCGGAGGCGGACTCAACCCGGTGGACACGAAGTTCATCGACAACGCGCTCAAGGAGTCGCTTGCGAGGGAGGTTTAGTCAGGCGCCGCTCAGACGATCAGGGTGTACGAGGACCTAACCCGTATTCGCCTTCGCTCCCGTTGACAGGCTTACCAACCAAGCGCATGCTTCGTTCGCCGCCAGGCGAAGTGCCGGTCACAGGTCAGCCTCACGTCGAAGGGATGCGCCATGCCCGCGGACCAGAACCCCCAGCCGACGCCCCTGCCAAGGCACACCAGACGGCAGGTGTTACGCGGGGCGGCCGGAGCCGTCCTCACCACCGGCGTCCTGGGTGGACTCGGCGGCACCGCCTACGCGGCCGTCGAGGACTACGACGTCGTCGTGGTGGGCTCCGGCGCGGCGGGCATGACGGCGGCGCTGCGGGCGGCCAAGCGCGGGCTGCGGACCGTGGTGATCGAGAAGGCGCCCACGTTCGGCGGCTCGGCGGCCCGCTCGGGAGCGGGCATCTGGATCCCGAACAACGAGGTCATCCTGGCCGCGGGCGTCCCCGACACGCCCGCGAAGGCGGCCGCCTACCTCGCGGCCGTCGTGGGCGGCGGGGTGCCCGCCGACCGGCAGGCCGCGTTCCTGGGCCACGGCCCCGCGATGATCTCGTTCGTGATGCGGAACAGCCCCCTGCGCTTCCGCTGGATGGAGGGCTACTCCGACTACTATCCGGAGCTGCGGGGCGGGATGCCGAACGGCCGCTCCATCGAGCCCGACCAGCTCGACGGCAGGGTCCTCGGCACTGAGCTGGCCCGTCTCAACCCCGCCTACATCCCCACGCCCGCAGGGCTCGTCGTGTTCAGCGCCGACTACAAGTGGCTCACCCTCGCCGCCGTCAACCTCAAGGGTGCGGCCGTCTCCGCCGAGTGCGTGGCCAGGTACACGGCCGCTGCCCTGCGCGGGGAGATCCCCCTGACGATGGGCCAGGCGCTGGCCGGCGGGCTGCGCGCGGGTCTGCTGGCCGCCGGGGTGCCGGTGCGGCTGAACACCCCGCTGCTGGACCTGCGGTTCGACGAGAGCGGCAGGGCCACGGGCGTGGTCGTGTCGCAGAACGGCGGGCAGGTGCTGGTCAGGGCCGCGCGCGGCGTCATCGTCGGCTCGGGCGGCTTCGAGCACGACGTGGCCATGCGCACGGAGTTCCAGCGGCAGCCCATCGGGACGGACTGGACGGTCGGCGCCCAGGAGAACACCGGAGACGGCATCAGAGCGGGCCGCCGCGCCGGAGCCGCCCTCGACCTGATGGACGACGCCTGGTGGGGCCCGGCGATCCCGCTGCCCGGCGAGCCGTACTTCTGCCTGGCCGAGCGCACGCTGCCGGGCGGCATCCTGGTCAACGGGGACGGCGTGCGGTTCGTCAACGAGGGCGCGCCGTACAGCGACGTCGTGCACGTCATGTACGACCGCAACGCCAGCGGGCCGCACATCCCCTGCTGGCTGATCGTGGACCAGAACTACCGCAACAGGTACCTGTTCAAGGACATCGCGCCGACGCTGCCGTTCCCCGACTCCTGGTACGCCGCGGGAGCCGTCCACAAGGCGTGGACGATCGGCGATCTGGCGGCGAAGATCGGCGTCCCCTCCGCGGCGCTGCGCCAGACGGTCACCAGGTTCAACGGCTTCGCGCTGACGGGCAAGGACCTGGACTTCCACCGCGGCGACAGCGCCTACGACCACTACTACACCGACCCCGCCGTCCGCCCGAACTCCTGCCTGGCGCCGCTGTTGCTGCCGCCGTACTACGCCCTCAAGATCGTCCCAGGGGACCTGGGCACCAAGGGCGGGCTGCGCACGGACGCGCGGGCGCGCGTGCTGCGCGCGGATGGGTCCGTCATTCCCGGCCTGTACGCCGCGGGCAACGCGAGCGGGGCGGTGATGGGCCACAGCTACGCGGGAGCGGGCTCGACGCTCGGTCCCGCGATGACCTTCGGCTACATCGCCGCCGACGACCTCGCCGGCGCGCCGTGACACACCCGGGTGGACGGTCGAGGACGCCGCGGCCGTCCACCCGAGGGCGGCCGTCAGACCGACGACTGGCCGTGCAGGACGAGCGCCCAGACCAACAGCGCGAAGGCGGGGACGCTGGTGAACACGCGGACCAGGTTGAACCTGGCCCACCTGGCCTCGTCGAACCGCTGACGGACGGCGGCCACGTCGATCCGGTCAGGATCCCCCGCCGCCTTGATCGCGTCGTTGCGCGGCACGTTGATGGCGATCGTGATGACGAAGGTGACGGCGTACAGCACGAGGGCGACGAGGATCCACAGGAAGGCGGGCCTGCCGAGCTGCGTCGCCGCGGCGGCGATGGTGAACAGCAGGGCGCCGAGGAAGCCGCCGCCGATGAACCACGGATTGATGATCGCCCGGTCGAGCGCCTGGAACGCCCCGACGAAGGTGCGATCGTCGGTCCGCTTGAGTCCTGGCATGACGGTGTGCGCGTAGAGGGCGAACACGCTGGAGACCATTCCCATCGAAAGCGTCGCGGCGATCAGTGCCAGCGTCCGGAGTACGTCCATCGTGCGCTCCCAACGTGAGGTGTGGGCGGATACGCCCGGGATGACCGTAGCGGACGAACCGGGTCGCCTGCCTCCGCTTCGGCCACGCTCCAGCGTTGCTCGTCTCGCCCATCGGGAGCTGCCGTCAAGCGTCCAGGGGCCGCTCGCCGAGCGAGCCGCTGACGATCACGGTAGGGCGGGCGCTAGCCTCGTCACGCTGGGTGTCGTGGGGCAGGTTCCGAGCTTGAAGGAGCGAGCAAAAATGATCTTCATCACCGCGAAGTTCCACGTACGGCCGGAGCACGCCGACACGTGGCCCGAGATCACGGACGAGTTCACCAGGGCCACCCGCGGCGAGCCAGGGTGCCTGTGGTTCGACTGGTCGCGCAGCGTCGAGAGGCCCGACGAGTACGTCCTGGTCGAGGCGTTCCGCGATGGCGAGGCAGGCGCCGCCCACGTCCAGTCCGAGCACTTCAGGGAGGCGCAGCGGACGCTTCCCGGATACCTGGTGGAGACGCCGCGGATCGTGAACGCGGAGGTGCCGCAGCAGGACTGGTCGCTCCTCGGCGAGCTCGCGGTTCCCGAGGGTCGCGCGTAGCTCAGCGAGCCGTCCCCGCCGATGACCGCGGGCACGCGCCCGCACGACGCCGGGATGCCAGGCCGTGAAACGCACGGCACCGATGATCGCGGCGATCTGGGTGATCCAGCCGTTCCAGATGTCGAAAGGGGCCGGGCGGACGCGTGTCCGCTCGGCCCCTCAGGTTTCATCGCGACGGTCCCGCCGGCTGCTCCCCGGATTCCGCCGGCGACGGCCGCCGCCTGCTGGGGCTCTTCCAGCCGCGGCGGGCGGGACGGATCATCAAGGGCAAGCTGGATGATCGGGAGATCAGCCCTCCGCCGCCGCACAGCAGGCGGCTACCTGGTTTCCGGTCTTGGATCAGAACGTTTGCGAGCGTGGTGTCGAGCTTCCGTCCTAGCTCCACCTCGAGCTGCTTGTTGCGCAGCTCCTGCTCAAACTTGTTCCTGGCCTCGTACCTGACCGGCTTCCTGCCGTCGGTGTTCGCCTAGCTGTGGTCGTAGTGCATGCCGTCGGTGTCGGCCCAGTTGCGGTCGTGGTGCTTGCCGTCGGTGTCGGCCCAGTGGTCGTGGTGCCCGGTGAGGGTGTCGAACCAGTCGTGCTTGACCGGCTTCTTGTTGTGGGGGTCGGCCCAGTGGTCGTGGTGCTTGCCGTCGGAGTCGAGCCAGTCGTGCTTGACCGGCTTCTTGTTGTGGGGGTCGGTCCAGTGGTCGTGGTGCTTGCCGTCGGAGTCGAGCCAGTCGTGCTTGACCGGCTTCTTGTTGTGGGGGTCGGTCCAGTGGTCGTGGTGCTTGCCGTCGGTGTCGGCCCAGTGGTCGTGGTGCCCGGTGAGGGTGTCGAACCAGTCGTGCTTGACCGGCTTCTTGTTGTGGGGGTCGGTCCAGTGGTCGTGGTGCTTGCCGTCGGAGTCGAACCAGTCGTGCTTGACCGGCTTCTTGTTGTGGGGGTCGGTCCAGTGGTCGTGGTGCTTGCCGTCGGAGTCGAACCAGTCGTGCTTGACCGGCTTCTTGTTGTGGGGGTCGGTCCAGTGGTCGTGGTGCTTGCCGTCGGAGTCGAGCCAGTCGTGCTTGACCGGCTTCTTGTTGTGGGGGTCGGTCCAGTGGTCGTGGTGCTTGCCGTCGGAGTCGAGCCAGTCGTGCTTGACCGGCTTCTTGTTGTGGGGGTCGGTCCAGTGGTCGTGGTGCTTGCCGTCGGTGTCGGCCCAGTGGTCGTGGTGCCCGGTGAGGGTGTCGAACCAGTCGTGCTTGACCGGCTTCTTGTTGTGGGGGTCGGTCCAGTGGTCGTGGTGCTTGCCGTCGGAGTCGAGCCAGTCGTGCTTGACCGGCTTCTTGTTGTGGAGGTCTACCCAGTCGTACGCGTCGGCGTCGGCACGCTGCTTGGCGTCGGCGTCGGCGTCGGCGTCGACGTCGGCACGCTGCTTGGCCTCGGCCTCAGCCTCGGCGTCGGCGAGGTTGCGCGCGTCGGCGTCGGCACGCTGCTTGGCGTCGGCGTCGGCGTCGGCGTCGACGTCGACGTCAGCGCGGTTGCGCGCCTCTGCGTCGTTGCGCGCCTTGGCGTCGGCGTCAGCGTCGGCGTCGGCCCGGTTGCGCGCCTCTGCGTCGTTGCGCGCGTCGGCGTCAGCGCGCTGCCTGGCGTCCGCCTCGGCACGCTGCTTGGCTTCCGCCTCGGCGCGCTGCTTGGCGTCGGCGCTGCTGCGCGAGTCGGAAGAGGTGTTCAGATGGACGTTGACGTTCTGGTGCAGGTTCTGCGACTGGCTTTGCATCTGCTTCTGCAGCTGCTTCTGGAACTGACGCTGCTTCTGTAGCTGCCTGTTGAACCGGTGGAACAGGTGCCTGCCCCAGCCGTGACCGCAGCCGCCGTGACCGCAGCCGCTCCAGCTGGTGCTGGAGGCGGTGCTCGCGCTGGCGGCGGTGGCTGCCGTCGCGGCGCCAAGGCCCCCAGTGCCGGCGCTCAGAACGCAGCAGACGGCGGCCGTTGTGACGACACCCTTGAGTTTGCTCATTGCTCGATTCCCCCGTGAAAAGACTCGATTTGCACCAGCATGGCTATTTGCCAAATAGCTGGAAAACGCCCTTTGTAACCCTGAAGGATTATCTTGCGCGCAACGTAGATATCCCGTCCATCATCGGATAAACGGACATTACCCGCTTCTTTGTGCAACCTGCGTCTTGCTTGACTAGTTGGATTTTCCACCCATGTATCCGCGCCTTCTCCAGGCCGGGTGCCATCGCGTTCTCTTTCGGCTGACCAGGTGGGACGGCGCATCAAGCGCCCACTCTCGGCTGCGAGTGATTCATGAGAGGCGCTTGATCGGCTCTTTTCCCATCCCTCCTCGCGTCCTTTAAGGGTGCTGCGGCATGGCGAGGCTGAGCGGGGCGGGCATCACGCAAAAGGGAAAACGTCTATTTGGTAATCTGTGGCGATGGGTCATTCCAAAAGGGGCGAAGGGGCTATTTGTCATACTCTTTGGGACGTAAGTCGAAATATCGAGGCGTAAGGCGCGCGTCCCCCGACGAGTAAGTCCTAAGAGCTGCTGACGCAATGAGTTGAGTCGGCGCCGGCAGATGAGTGCGCAGCCGAGGGTGAGGAAGGCTTCGTGGATGTCGGCGCGGATCTCCCGGCCGATGCGCGAGTGGTGCAGCAGGGAAGACCTGCTCGTCCACCCAGCGATAGGCCCGGACGCCGGCCGAGGTCACGGTGCCTCCCGGCCAGGGCGCTCCAGCCGAGGTGCTCATCCCGACGTCGTCACCTCGGCGGCGCGGGGGACCACGGTGAGACTGTAGGAGGAACGGTCCTCCGCGGCCCGTGCCCGCCGACCCCGCCCACGGGCCAGTCCGAACGTGGCGCAATCACCCGATGTGATCGGTCATTTCAGATCTTGTCCCGCTGTGTCTCAGCCGCAACCATAGGCACGTGAACCCACAGGCTTTCTACCGTGACCCGTACCCCGTCTACGCCGAGGCCCGCAGGACGCGTGGTCTCACCTTTCTGCCCGAGCTGGACGCCTGGCTGGTCAGCAGGCACGAAGACGTACGCGAGGTGCTCAGGAAGCCCGAGCAGTTCTCCTCGGCGCGTGCGCTCAGGCCCGACTACCTGCCCGGCAGGGCCGCGCTCTCTGAGCTGGTCAAGGGGTTCGGGGGAGTGCAGGCGGTGCTCACCGCCGATGGTGACGCGCACCGGCGCCTGCGCCGGCCCCTCACCCGCGGGCTGTCCCCGGCGAGGGTCGTCGCCGCGCTCCCGTTCGTCACCGCACGGGCCGAAGCGCTCATCGGCTCCTTCCTCGGCGACGGCCAGGTCGAGTGGATGGCGGCCTACGCCAAGCCGTTGCCCGCTGACGTGATCGGTCACCTGATCGGCCTTGATCCCACCGACACTCCCCGCGCGATCCACGGCGCGCAGCGGGCGGAGGACCTGCTGTTCACCGAGCTGACGGAGGCCGAGCAGGTCGCGGCGGCCAAGGACATCGTGGCCCTGCAGCACCTGCTCGACGGCTACGCTCGCGCGCGCCGGAAGGACCCGCGGGACGACCTGATCACGGAGATGGTCAGGGATCTGGCGCCCGGATCCGAGGAGCTCACGCTCGACCAGCGCAAGGAG
This window of the Nonomuraea africana genome carries:
- a CDS encoding DUF1772 domain-containing protein — translated: MDVLRTLALIAATLSMGMVSSVFALYAHTVMPGLKRTDDRTFVGAFQALDRAIINPWFIGGGFLGALLFTIAAAATQLGRPAFLWILVALVLYAVTFVITIAINVPRNDAIKAAGDPDRIDVAAVRQRFDEARWARFNLVRVFTSVPAFALLVWALVLHGQSSV
- the kstD gene encoding 3-oxosteroid 1-dehydrogenase is translated as MPADQNPQPTPLPRHTRRQVLRGAAGAVLTTGVLGGLGGTAYAAVEDYDVVVVGSGAAGMTAALRAAKRGLRTVVIEKAPTFGGSAARSGAGIWIPNNEVILAAGVPDTPAKAAAYLAAVVGGGVPADRQAAFLGHGPAMISFVMRNSPLRFRWMEGYSDYYPELRGGMPNGRSIEPDQLDGRVLGTELARLNPAYIPTPAGLVVFSADYKWLTLAAVNLKGAAVSAECVARYTAAALRGEIPLTMGQALAGGLRAGLLAAGVPVRLNTPLLDLRFDESGRATGVVVSQNGGQVLVRAARGVIVGSGGFEHDVAMRTEFQRQPIGTDWTVGAQENTGDGIRAGRRAGAALDLMDDAWWGPAIPLPGEPYFCLAERTLPGGILVNGDGVRFVNEGAPYSDVVHVMYDRNASGPHIPCWLIVDQNYRNRYLFKDIAPTLPFPDSWYAAGAVHKAWTIGDLAAKIGVPSAALRQTVTRFNGFALTGKDLDFHRGDSAYDHYYTDPAVRPNSCLAPLLLPPYYALKIVPGDLGTKGGLRTDARARVLRADGSVIPGLYAAGNASGAVMGHSYAGAGSTLGPAMTFGYIAADDLAGAP
- a CDS encoding cytochrome P450, with the protein product MNPQAFYRDPYPVYAEARRTRGLTFLPELDAWLVSRHEDVREVLRKPEQFSSARALRPDYLPGRAALSELVKGFGGVQAVLTADGDAHRRLRRPLTRGLSPARVVAALPFVTARAEALIGSFLGDGQVEWMAAYAKPLPADVIGHLIGLDPTDTPRAIHGAQRAEDLLFTELTEAEQVAAAKDIVALQHLLDGYARARRKDPRDDLITEMVRDLAPGSEELTLDQRKEIVSNLQNFLLAGHLTATALLGTVVLNLLRDRRQWELLCEQPQLIPAAIEEAARFEAPIQGFRRTVTTGVSLSGTELHEDDVVFVSFASAGRDADAHERPDEFDISRPALRHVSFGHGPHGCPGSQLAKEQVRITLEILIRELPGLCLARTDVTMAPTLIHRSPEALHLAW
- a CDS encoding putative quinol monooxygenase, coding for MIFITAKFHVRPEHADTWPEITDEFTRATRGEPGCLWFDWSRSVERPDEYVLVEAFRDGEAGAAHVQSEHFREAQRTLPGYLVETPRIVNAEVPQQDWSLLGELAVPEGRA